The genomic DNA TGCTTTAGCTGAAGCACTTAAATAGGTAGAATTATTATGTTAATTTTTGAACACTCAGCTAAAGGCCGAAAAACTAAAATTCAGTCAACATCAGGTAATGCTGTACCTACTGATATTCCTGCAGAGTTTTTAAGAGAGCAAACTCCCGGTTTGCCTGAAGTTTCAGAAATGCAGGCGGTGCGACATTACACTTCTTTGTCGCAGAAAAACTTTAGCATCGATACGCATTTTTATCCGCTGGGTTCCTGCACTATGAAACATAACCCACGTGTGTGTAATTCACTGGCTATGTTGCCCGGCTTTCTGTCACGTCACCCGTTAGCGCCTGATCAAAACTCGCAGGGTTTTATGGCCTGCATGCATGAGTTACAGGAAATGTTATGTGATGTAACTGGTATGGCTGGTTTTTCTTTAACTCCTATGGCGGGTGCACAGGGTGAGTTTGCCGGTGTTGCAATGATTCGTGCGTATCATGATGCAAATGGTGATACTGAACGTAAAGAAATTTTAGTGCCGGATGCAGCTCACGGTACCAATCCAGCAACAGCAACTATGTGTGGTTTTACAGTAAAAGAAATTCCAACACTGGCCAGTGGTGATGTGGATGTGGATGCGTTAAAAGCAGCCGTTGGTCCACAAACAGCGGGTCTGATGTTAACCAATCCATCTACGCTAGGCGTGTTTGAGCGTAGAATAGAAGAAATTGCAAAACTGGTTCACGACGCTGGTGGTTTGCTTTATTACGATGGCGCTAACCTGAATGCTATTCTGGGTAAAATTCGTCCAGGAGATATGGGCTTTGATGTTATTCACTCGAATCTGCATAAAACATTTTCAACCCCACACGGTGGTGGTGGACCCGGTTCAGGTGCAATTGGTGTAGCTGAGCGTTTAAAACCTTTTATGCCTCTGCCGGTGGTGGAAAAAGAAGGTGATACTTATCGCTGGTTAACGGAAAAAGATTGTCCGCAAAGTATCGGTCGTATGTCTGCTTTTATGGGTAATGCGGGTGTGTTATTACGTGCATATATTTATATGCGCTTATTGGGTGCAGAAGGTATGCGTCGAGTGGGTGAATTCGCTACGCTTAACGCTAACTACATGATGACCCAGTTAAAAGCACGTGGTTTTGAAGCTGCAATTCCTGATCGTTATGCATCACATGAATTTATAATTACGCTGAAAAAACAGGCTAAAGAGCTTAATGTTAGTGCGATGGACTTTGCCAAGCGTTTGCTGGATTTAGGCTATCACGCACCAACAACTTATTTTCCATTGCTGGTACCAGAGTGTTTGTTAATTGAACCAACGGAATCTGAAGCGAAAGAAATGCTGGATGGTTTTGTAGAGGCGCTGGTACAAATTCAGCAGGAAGCCGAAGTGGATGCAGATATGTTACATAATGCGCCATATACAATGCCGGTTAACAGACTGGATGAAGTGCGTGCGGCTAAGCAGTTAGATCTGGCCTGGTCTGCTGATAAAGATTAATGAAGGGTAATCATGGCTGATAGTGGTAATACTGGTTTAACTCGAATCATTAAAGCCATCGGTTTTTCATGGCAGGGTATTAAAGCGGCGTATCAAAATGAAGCTGCATTTCGTCAGGAGTTGCTTTTAGCTACTGTGTTAATTCCTGTAGCGATCTGGCTTGCTGATAATGTTGTTCAAATGGCGTTAATGATTAGCAGTGTGCTTCTGGTCATGATTGTAGAAATATTAAATTCAGCAATAGAAGCGGTGGTTGATCGTTTTGGTGGTGAGCTGCATGAATTGAGTGGCAGAGCAAAAGATATGGCGTCTGCTGCGGTTTTTTTAGCGCTTATCTATATGACTGTGATCTGGTGTTTAATGCTCTGGCAAATTTTTATTCAGCAATAATGGCCTGATTTCTTCCCTTTTCTTTTGCTTCATAAAGCGCCTTATCCGCACGCTCCAGAATTCGGTCGGCGTTGTCTTTTGTTAAATCAAACTCTGTAATTCCAGCGCTAAAGGTTATGTTTTTGACCTGTTTAAATTCATGTTTTTCAATGGCTTCTTTTATGCGCAGGTATAAGCTGTAAGCTGATTTTTTATCGGTCATACTGGCGAGAATGATAAATTCTTCTCCACCAAAACGGGCAAAAACATCTGAATCACGATTTATATTGCTAGCAATAAGTGAAAAATCTTTTAGTGCCTCATCGCCTATACCATGTCCATGCCGATCGTTGACTCGTTTAAAATAATCTATATCAAGGTAAATAATTGAGAAATGCTGTTTATAGCGTTTTGCTCTGTCTATTTCCTGTCGCAGACGTCTATCGAAATATAGACGGTTTGAGGCACCGGTCAGTTTATCTGTAATGGCGAGTTTAATTAATTTACTCTGGAGTATTTTATTTCGCGCGAAAACAAAACCAACAACGGTACTGGCAAACGTGGGTATTACAAAATTAACGATATGGATTTCGCTAAAGGTTATCCATGAATGGATAATTGTTAACAGGGTGAAAGAGACAACTGATATCAGTATGTATATGATAAATAAACGCAGGTGTTTTTTATCTTCAGAACTAAGCATGATTTATTCTGTGAAAGAAGGTTACTCTGGAGTATAGTGTTTTTACATCAAATTACAGGATATTCTCATATGAAAACGTCAGCACGCTTGTATCAGGCCATTTTAGGCTTTTCTTTGTTATTTATGTTAAACGCAAATCTGTCTGCCCTTGAGATAGCTGATGTAAAGCTGGATGATCAGATATCAGTAGATGGCATTGATAAAGCGCTGGTATTAAATGGTGCGGGAATTCGTTATAAATTCTTTTTTAAAATTTATGTAGGTGCTCTGTATTTGCCTGAAAAGCAGAAGAGTGCGAATAAAATTTTAAAGTCAGATAAAGCCAATCGAATAGTCATGCACTTTCTTTATGATGAAGTGGAAAAGAAAAAACTGGTTAATGCCTGGTTAGAAGGTTTTGAGGATAATGTAGAAAGTTCAGTCTTTTCAGCACTGAAAGATCGTCTTGAAAAGTTTAATGGAATGTTTTCTGATCTGCACTCTGGCGATGTCGTATTGCTTGATTACCTTCCTCAGAAAGGCACGAGGGTGATAATTAAGGGTGAGAATAAAGGTGTAATTGAGGGTGATGACTTCAATCGAGCGTTACTATCTGTCTGGCTGGGTGAAGAGCCTGTGACGGAAGAGTTAAAAGATGCAATGCTCGGTGTAGAAGAAGACTAAATATAACTGTAGTTTGTATTTAAAAAGCCGCCTTTCCTGATGGAAGAGGCGGCTTTTTTATGCATTACTCATCATTGCCATTTGTACTGCTTCTTCATCCTGAAAGATAGCCGTTAGTAACTGACCGATTTGTGGCATGATTTCATTAACCGATGAGATGCTATCGAGTGAATTTATATAAGCTTTTATGTTGCTGAAGCTGCATTCAATGCTACCCATACTCTCACAGGGTGAAATTTTTTCAGGTTTAAGTGCTTTTTCAAGCGCAAGCTGGGTCATATGCTCGGCATTTAACTCCATTTCGCTCATATTGCTAACTGTTTGATCCACCATCTCAGCAGGCATAGCGATTAGATGCTGCTGCATCATTTTTCGCGAGTCTCGAAGGGGTTTAATAATGATTTGCCAGGGCTGAACAGCGTCCAGTAGTGTCTGTAAATCATCATCGTTCAGATTCAGGTTTTTGTCGCCCACCCAGCAGCAATACAGCAACATATTTATGTTGGCATCGTAGTTGTTTTGTAATTCCAGGCAAATTGTCTCAACTTCAGGCAATGTCCAGATTTGTGTGGAATAGGTCCAGAGTTCGCTATTTGGGAAATCCATAAATTAGTTTTTTTGAAAATTAATATAAATTAATCCTAGTTCAGATTAACGGTTATTTCACGGTATTTAACTATTCTTTTGAGACAAATCACTGGCAACCTGAAGTAGTTTTTCTTTGCTAACTACGCCATTAAGCATCTGGTCATCAAAAACAAAGGTGGGCACGCTTTTCGCCTGTATAGCCCCCGCGTACTGTAAATAACGCAACAGGCTGCCCGGTACGGAGTCGGGTGGCCCATTGGTGTGTTTATCGCTCCATGCCTGATTAACCAGGTTTTCAGGAATATTGTTTTGTCTGGCTATGTCCCTAAGTACCGATTCATCACCAATATTTTTGCCTTCAATGAAATATGCGCTGAATAACTGCTCGTGTAACGGATAAAAAACATCGGCTCCCAACGGTTTAACTGCCTCGCTGAGTAATAAGGCTTTTCGTGAGTTTGTGGTCATGGTTTGTTCGTGCAATTTAATGCCTTCATCATCTGCAAGTTGAAGAAGGTTTCTGGTCATTTCATCCCAGGTTTCCTGTTCATAATTCAGCATTTTTACTGAATGACCTTCCTGTGGGGTTTCCGGGTGTATCTCGATAAAGCACCAGTTAATTTTTAAATCATAAATTTCACGAAGTGCCTTAAGTCTCAGGTGTCCGATAAAGCAGAAAGGGCAGATATAATCACTGAGTATAGAGATTTTTAACTCTGGTTTCTTCATGGGGCAACCTGTTTGGTCTGTATAATTAGACAATAGTCTGATTATTATCATAAATCAAACTCGAACTATGCAGCTTCACAGTCTAAACTCTGGGTAGTTAGTCAATTCACGGAAAAATTATGAAGCGCTTATTAATCGCCTGTTTTACTTTATTGATGTTTAATCAACAAGCTATAGCCAGAGATTTTGAAGGTGCTTATGCGGTTTATGGTGCTGGAGGGGAGAGCTGCAAGGCATATCTGGAGTCAATGAAAACGGGTAAAAAACAGGATTATTTTATTGACTGGACTATTGGGTATCTGACGGCATTTAATGTCATTATGCCGAATACCTACAATATTTTAGGTGAGTCAGATTTTGCTGAAACACAGGGCTGGTTACAGCGTCATTGCAATCGATATCCCAAGCAGTTGTATATTAATGCTGCGATTAAACTGACTGAAGTGCTATACCCTTTACGTTATCAGTCCGGGATGAAGAAACAGGCCCCAGCCCCGACACTAAAAGATGTGGGTAAAGCGGTTAAATAAGTCAGTTTATTTCTAACTCGAAAATAAATATATCGCCAGCCCTATCAACAGTAATGCAAAAACACGTTTCAGTTTCTTTACCTCAAGTTTATGTGCAAGACTGGCTCCCAGTGGGGCAAATAAAACACTGCTCAGGCTTATGCTAACAAGTGCAGGAAGGTAAATGAATCCA from endosymbiont of Galathealinum brachiosum includes the following:
- a CDS encoding aminomethyl-transferring glycine dehydrogenase subunit GcvPB (acts in conjunction with GvcH to form H-protein-S-aminomethyldihydrolipoyllysine from glycine; forms a heterodimer with subunit 1 to form the P protein) — translated: MLIFEHSAKGRKTKIQSTSGNAVPTDIPAEFLREQTPGLPEVSEMQAVRHYTSLSQKNFSIDTHFYPLGSCTMKHNPRVCNSLAMLPGFLSRHPLAPDQNSQGFMACMHELQEMLCDVTGMAGFSLTPMAGAQGEFAGVAMIRAYHDANGDTERKEILVPDAAHGTNPATATMCGFTVKEIPTLASGDVDVDALKAAVGPQTAGLMLTNPSTLGVFERRIEEIAKLVHDAGGLLYYDGANLNAILGKIRPGDMGFDVIHSNLHKTFSTPHGGGGPGSGAIGVAERLKPFMPLPVVEKEGDTYRWLTEKDCPQSIGRMSAFMGNAGVLLRAYIYMRLLGAEGMRRVGEFATLNANYMMTQLKARGFEAAIPDRYASHEFIITLKKQAKELNVSAMDFAKRLLDLGYHAPTTYFPLLVPECLLIEPTESEAKEMLDGFVEALVQIQQEAEVDADMLHNAPYTMPVNRLDEVRAAKQLDLAWSADKD
- a CDS encoding diacylglycerol kinase, whose protein sequence is MADSGNTGLTRIIKAIGFSWQGIKAAYQNEAAFRQELLLATVLIPVAIWLADNVVQMALMISSVLLVMIVEILNSAIEAVVDRFGGELHELSGRAKDMASAAVFLALIYMTVIWCLMLWQIFIQQ
- a CDS encoding TIGR02444 family protein; this translates as MDFPNSELWTYSTQIWTLPEVETICLELQNNYDANINMLLYCCWVGDKNLNLNDDDLQTLLDAVQPWQIIIKPLRDSRKMMQQHLIAMPAEMVDQTVSNMSEMELNAEHMTQLALEKALKPEKISPCESMGSIECSFSNIKAYINSLDSISSVNEIMPQIGQLLTAIFQDEEAVQMAMMSNA
- a CDS encoding DsbA family protein produces the protein MIIIRLLSNYTDQTGCPMKKPELKISILSDYICPFCFIGHLRLKALREIYDLKINWCFIEIHPETPQEGHSVKMLNYEQETWDEMTRNLLQLADDEGIKLHEQTMTTNSRKALLLSEAVKPLGADVFYPLHEQLFSAYFIEGKNIGDESVLRDIARQNNIPENLVNQAWSDKHTNGPPDSVPGSLLRYLQYAGAIQAKSVPTFVFDDQMLNGVVSKEKLLQVASDLSQKNS